GCGATTTGCAGTTCCTTTAAAGTAGCCAACAACCGATGAGGTGCTTCGTAAAAAAGCAGCGTCCCAGGATACGAAGAGGCTTCTTCCAAAAGAACTCGTCTTTTTTTAGTTGTTTTGGGCAAAAAGCCCAAAAATTGAAACTGCTCGCTTGGCAGACCTGACGCAATCAACGCCGTCAACGCCGCATTGGCGCCTGGCAAAGGCACCACCGGCACGCCCGCCTCTAGCGCCAGTCTGACAAGATCCGCTCCTGGGTCAGCAATGCCCGGCATGCCTGCATCACTGACCAACGCAATGCTTTCGCCGGCTAGCAGGCGCTGCAATAGCTCTGGTCCACGTTCCGCTTTATTATGTTCGTGATAGCTCACCAAGGGTTTATGTATTTCAAAGTGGGTGAGCAATTTACGCGAATGGCGAGTATCCTCCGCCGCTACCACGTCCGCTTCCCGCAATATGCGCAGCACCCTCAAAGTAATGTCTTCCAGATTGCCAATAGGAGTAGGGCATAAATACAACATTCCCGGATGCATGACCATCCTCCTCATTCTTCATTGAATCCGCGTCGGCACAGCCTCATAACAAGCCAGTAATTGAGCCGTATAGGCGCCATCGGCTTCATATACTATCAGCGGCGCCAGCGCCTCCAGCCCCGGACGTCCGCCATGTATGCCTTCTATCAACAGCAAATTAGCCGGCGCTCCGGCTCGAGGCTGCACTAGTTGTAACCGTTTGGGCTCCAGCTTTTCTTCCCTCATCGCCGCCAGCACATCCACCATTCTATCCGCCCGATGCACTAATGCCACGCGGCCCCGAAACCGCACCAGTCGCCGCGCCGCTTTCAGTACATCAATCAACGTCGCCGTAACCTCTTGGCGAGCCAGGCCCTTTTGCACACTTCCCCGCCCTCTTTCGGGCTGAAAGTAAGGAGGATTGGCAACAACAACATCCCAAACACCTCTAGTCAGTTGAGGCAGCGTCTGTCGATAATCACCACAATACACTTGAATTTGGTCGCTGCGATGGCTCAAATGAATGCTCCGCGCCGCTCGGCTGGCCGCTGCCTCATCCAATTCCACCGCGGCTACTGCTCTTGCGCCTCGCGCAGCCAGCAGCAAAGAAATAGCGCCGTTTCCAGCCCCCAGATCTACTACCTGATCTTGCGAACGCAACCGTACAAAATGAGCCAGTAATACAGCATCCAGGGAAAAGCAAAAAGACCTGGGATGCTGTATAATGCGCAGCCCTCCCAGGCCCAAGTCGTCTACCCGCTCCGGGCGATGCAGACGTACCCCAATCATGCTTTTTCCGCCACTTCTTCCCAGGACAACTGTACCATACCGCCCTGATCCGCCAGTTCCACCGTCGCCATATGCTTGTTGTTGCTGACAATGGTAACTTTTCCTTCGCCTTGTGGCGTCATCACGGTGCTGCCCACTTTCGGGGGCTGCGCCCTCTTGCAGCATTTGCGATATCCATCGCTCTCATATTTCAAGCAACACATCAATCGTCCGCAAATACCGGAAATTTTCGTAGGATTTAAAGAAAGATTTTGCTCTTTGGCCATACGAATAGATACTGGCTCAAAATCGCCCAAGAACGTAGCGCAGCACAAAGGTCTCCCGCAGCAACCTATACCGCCCATCATTTTAGCTTCATCGCGAACGCCAATCTGACGCAGTTCAATACGAGTGCGGAATACGGCTGCCAAATCCTTGACAAGCTCCCGGAAATCAATCCGTCCATCAGCGGTAAAATAGAAGATAATCTTATTAACATCAAAAGTATATTCTACATCCACCAATTTCATTGGCAGTTTGTGCTCTTCAATCTTTTTCTCACAAACCTTGAAGGCTTCTTCTTCCTTCGCCTTGTTTTGTTTGACCTTTTCCTTATCCTTGTGGTTAGCTTTGCGCAGCACCGACTTCAACGGTTGGACTACGCTTTCGTCTTCCACGTCCCGTACCGGTATGACCACTTCGCCAAATTCCAGTCCTCGGGCTGTTTCCACAATGACGGCGTCACCTAACGCCAATGTTCCCTCGCTAGGAGCAAAATAATAAATCTTGCCCGCTTTTTTAAAACGAACGCCTATTACCTTCGGCATAAAAACCCGAACCCTCCTTCGCTTCACTCACGGCAAGCCACAATGCCTCTAAGGCCAGCCGCAGCACGGCGTGAAACCGTATATTTCTGCGCGTTTCCTCGACAGCATGCAAGGCCTGCGTCAACCCCTTATCAGTCCACTGCTGAGACTCCTGGTGCAATTCTTCCTCCAGGTCCGGATGAAATAATGGTATCGCCGCTTGTTGCCGCAGTACCAGCATATCACGTAACAGCAAGGAAAGATAGCGTAATCGCAGTTGGACCTGCGGCCGCTCCTCCTTGCCCCAGAGCTCTCCAAGGCGCCAAGCCGCCTTCCCCCTGGCCTTCAACGCCTGCCAAACCTCATCCCGCAAGGTCTGTCGCCCTTCTTCTAAAAAGAGCAAAGCCTCCCCCAGACTGCCAGCAGCCACACTGGACGCCAAAGAGGCTGCTTCCGGCGTGAAGCCCCGACTCTGCAGCATGGTCTCAAGAAGCGGCGCCGCTAACTTTTGCAACGGCACTAGGCAACAGCGTGAACGCACCGTCGGCAACAATTGCTCTACCCGTTGCGCCAAGAGCATAAAGTAAACTCCCGCCGGCGGTTCCTCCAACATTTTCAGCAAGCTATTGGCAGCTTCCTGATTCATCAGCTCGGCTCCGTCAATAAGCACAAAAAAACGCGCCTGACCGCCACTCAGCAATAAACGCGGTAACAAGTCGCGTATTTGGCTGATTTTTATGGCTGTTCCTTCTGGCCGCAGCACCTGCATTTGACCGTGCTCTTCCAGTTCCACCTGCCGACAAGACGGACAAACGCCACAAGGGCGGTCTTGTTCCCGACACAACAATGCCGCTATGAGCGTCTTGGCCGCCAACCGCTTGCCGATTCCGTCAATACCGGTGAATAAAAAGGCATGGGGCGATTGTTCCTGCCGCAGCATCTGCTGCAACGCCGCTACGGCACTATCTTGTCCCTTCAATGATTCCCAGCGCAGCATCATGTATAAAGATCTACCAGCATGCCGCGGATGGCATCTAGTTTTCCCATGATTTCCAATTGCTGCGACTGCCCTTGCCGCACATCTTCCGTCAAGCCGGATAAATTTTCGTCAATCTGCTTTACCAGCGTGTATACTTTCCGACGTCCAAATCGATCCCACCCTGTTTGCGATTGCAGATTATACATGCGGCCTACGGCTTCGCCTACAAAACGCTGCACCAATTGACGGTACTTTTTTAGTTCCCCGTAGGTCGGCACTTGCCCCAACTGCTCGCCTTGCGTCGTGATCTCATCCAGCAGTTTCCCCATGCGCTCCATATAGCCATCATCATTGGCTTTGCTTAAGCTGGCGGAAAAACTCCGTCCACTTTTTTCGGCACGCTGACCGCTTTCTTTTTCCTTGGGCAAGGGAATGGAGGAAATGCCTCTCGGATCAATTTTCATAGTTCATCCTCCTTATGGAACCACTGGCAAGCGATTCCATGAACAGCAGCCAGTTTGTTACACTTTTATATTATATCGGATCATCTCGCCGGAGAAAATATACCTAATAAACAAGTTATGCTATAATTAGTCCGATTATGCAAAAAAAGGAGGCTTTTTATGAGCCGCATGATTGCTGGCGAACTATTAGCCGGTATTATTTATGGAGATACGACGAATCAAGAATACGTTTATTTGCCAGCAGGAGAAGTAGGCAGTGAACCAGGTGTCTGTATTTTTGAATCTCACGAATCTCGCCAAGATCTTTCTCTAGAAGAAGCAGCCCACCTGGCGGCCCGTCTTTCTTTACGTCCTGTGCAGCATCCCCGTATGGGACCTCGTTCTTTTTAGCTGCCGCAAGAGCAAAGCTCTAACGCTCTAGTTAAAATTTCCTTATGAATCTCTTCGACGCAACGCAGCTTTCCTTGCGGTGCACAGTTTACTTGCTGCCACCCATATTGTACAGCCAACTGCCGATATAAGGAATAACATGCTTCTAAATATGCCGTGTCTTGCTCATGAATGTCCCGCTTGCGCTGTTCACTTTCTCTAGCGGCAATCAACACTGCACTGAGCGCAGGAGGAACGTCTAAAAAGAAGACTGCATCCGGCACAGGCAAGGCAAATTTTTCAAATTCTAAATCCCACAACCAACTCAAAAAATCCTTTCTTGGCTCACCTGGCGGCACTTTGACCGCTTGATGCACCATATTGGATGTTGCATACCGGTCGGCGATAACAATACCGCCTTGCCGATAAAATTCACCCCAATCCGTATGATAGGAAGCAAAACGATCAACGGCATAAAACGAAGCCGCCGCATAAGGATTGACATCAGCCGCGCGTTGTCCGAATTCCCCTGCCAGATACATTTTGATAGCGCCAGCCGCAGGGCTGGCATAATTAGGGAAAGACACCTTGCGAACTTTATGCCCCTCTTTGATTAGCGCCTCCACTAATAAGCGCGTTTGCGTGGCTTTGCCACAGCCATCGCCTGCTTCTAAAATCAGCAGTTTTCCTTTACTCATTTCCACACCACCCTTATCGTCTCCAACGTACTATCAGCCATGCCTGACATATGCTGCCCTTGGCGTTTGCAGGCTGCAATCCAAGCAATCACGTCTGCAGTCAATTCTTCTCCAGGTAAAACAAGAGGAATTCCCGGCGGGTAGGGGGTAATTGCTTCCCCCGCGATCAGCCCTTGCGCTTCCCGCAACGACACACTGCGATATTCCGCTAAAGCCGCCTCGCGCGGTGCCAACCGTTGCGGCGGGACCGGCGGTAACGCCAGTGTTGCTTGTGAAGAATCACCGGGAGCCGGCATCTGCAATAGCTGAGGCAATGCTTGTCCCAAACGCTCCCAGTCTTGTTTGACATCAGCCAAGGACAACAACAGTAACAGTCGTTTTGCATCCGCCCATTCCACAGCAATCCCCTGACGCCGCAGTTGGCTGGCCGCAGCGTGACCCGACCAGCCTCGTACGGCCAGCGTTATCTTCGTAATATCCATTTGAAACGGCGCTGTCAGCGTCCCCGCCACACCGCCAACTATATCTACGCCCGCCAAAGCTTGCCAGCGGCGGCGCAGCTGCTCCGCCTGCTTCCAAAGCCGGCGGAGCCTTTCTTTACCCTCTTGTGCCAATTGCCAACGCGCCGCATCCAAAGAGGCCATCAAAACATAACTAGGACTGGAAGATTGCAGCCATTGCAGTGCGCTTTTCACCCGGCCTAAATCCAGCATACTGCCTTGCTGTACATGAAGCCAGGCACTTTGTGTCAATGATCCGGCCAGCTTATGTGCGCTTTGTACACAAGCGTCTGCACCGCAAGGCAATGCCATAGGTAAAGAGTCATCCGGCAGCCATGGAAAATGAACGCCATGAGCCTCATCAACAAGCGCCATAAGTCCATGCTCGCGGCAAATTCGAATCAACGCCGCTAAATCACCAGTCACACCTTGATACGTCGGGTTGACAAAAAAAGCAGCCTTAGCTTGGGGATATGTCTTTACAGCCTGTAAAAAATCCGCTGCATCCAGGCCCAACGGCACGCCACTGCTTTCGTCTTGACGCACCTGCAAAAAAATCGGCTTAGCCCCAGACAATATTAACCCAGACAATACAGCGCGATGCGCATTACGCGGCACCAAGATTTCGTCTCCTGGCCGCAGGCATGCTAAAAGCAACGCTGCAATCCCGACACTACTGCCATTAATCAGAAAAAAAGAAGCTGCCGCTCCGTAAAGATCGGCCAACAGTCTTTGCGCTTCGGCAATACAGCCCTCCGGCTCCTGCAAATCATCCAGACCGGCAATCTCCGTCACATCTGACTGCCACAGTTTGGGGCCTAGCAATTCTTGCGCTGGCAGTGGTGCTCCTACGCCGCCCTTATGGCCTGGCATGTGCTGGCGCAATGCATGCTCCCTTATATAATTTTCCAACGCCTGTACCAAAGGCAAGCGGTTTTGATCCATATATTCTCCTTGCGCTTCACCATCGCTGACACGAACAGAGGATATCTGCACTTTTATGCAGAACTTCCTGTTCAGTATACCACTAAAAGGAGCATCTGTTATGAAGCATATAGCGATTCTTACTGGCGGCGGCGATTGCCCCGGACTTAATGCCGTCATCCGTAGCGTTGTCAAAATGGCCTCGCAGCACCACATTAAAGTCACTGGCATAAAAAATGGCTTTTCCGGCTTAATTCATGGCAAAACCCTGCGCTTAAATTTACAAAGCGTCAGCGGCTTATTGCATCGCGGCGGCACCATTTTGGGCACAACCAACCGCGACAACCCATTTTCTTATGCCAGTAAAACCGGTTCAGAAGACACCTATGTCGATAGAAGCCAAGATGTCCTCCATCATTTGCGCCAATGGGAAATCGACGGCCTTATCGTCGTCGGCGGCGACGGCTCTTTGCATATCGCCAATCAGTTTGCCGCTTTAGGCGTGCCTATTGTAGGCGTTCCCAAAACCATTGACAATGATTTATCCGCCACAGACTACACCTTTGGTTTCGAGTCTGCTGTCACTACAGCAGTAGATGCCCTTGACAAATTACATACTACCGCCGAATCTCACCACCGAGTCATGCTGCTAGAAGTGATGGGACGCTATACAGGCTGGATTGCCTTGCAGGCTGGCATTGCCGGCGGTGCGGATGTGATTGTGATCCCTGAAATCCCTTATGACATCAAAAAAATCATCACCGCTATCAAAAAGCGCAACTCTCTGGGGAAAAGCTTCAGTATCATCGTCGTAGCAGAGGGAGCCAAACCCCTAGGCGGCGGCTATACTGTCCAACGTTTAGTCGAAGGCAGCCCCGATCCGCGACGACTAGGAGGCGTCAGCCACCATCTGGCCAATGATATCGAAGCGCTTACGTCGCTGGAAACGAGAGTCACCATTCTAGGGCATCTGCAACGAGGCGGCTCGCCCACGGCTTTTGACCGTCTTTTGGCCTCCCGCTATGGAACAGCAGCCGTACAATGCTTGCTAGACGGAAAATCTGGCTGTATGACTGCTCTGCATGGTTCTGATATTGTATCGGTCCCCTTAGCAAGTGCTATCGGGGAACTCAAAACCGTCCCCATTCAGGGAGAGCTTGTTCAAACTGCTAAAAATCTGGGGATTTCCTTTGGAGACTGATAAAACAACATTCTCCAATAACAAAGGACGGCCTGTGAAAAGAATAGCTCTTTCATGACCGTCCCAACTTCCTGCTGCGCTGCGCTTATTCTAATTCGTCAGCTTCTTCCAAAGGAATTTTCAAGAACAGCTGCGTTCCCGCCCCTGGTTCAGACTGAACGCGCAAATCACCCTTTAAAATATTAGCGCGCTCCCGCATCCCCAGCAAACCGAAGCACTCATCAGAAATTTTTTCATCCAAAGAAAACCCTCGTCCGTCGTCCTGAATCAAGACCTGCAACGTTTTAGGGCGATATTCCATTACCACCTGAACCTGCTTAGCATTGGCATGTTTTTCTACATTATGCAAAGCCTCTTGTACAATGCGAAAAACAGCCGTCTCTCGATAGGCGTCCATACTTACTTCCTTGCCCAGCACACGCAGTTGCGCTTCCACACCGCTTTGCTCCCGACAACTCTGGCAAAGCCCTTTCAATGTCGCTACCAAGCCCAAATCATCCAAGGACATAGGACGCAAATCGCAGATAATCTTGCGCACCTCCCGCAAACAGCCGCGTACCTGTTCGCGCAGATCCGCCAGCTCCGCTTTGGCTCGTTGGCTATCGCGATCTACCATACGTTCACAAATCTCCGTACGAAACACAAGATTGGCCATAGTCTGCGCCGGGCCGTCGTGAATTTCCCGGGCCACTCGGCGGCGTTCCTCTTCCTGCGCGTGAATAATCTGCGCACCTAGCCGCTGAGTCTGCTGCAGCGACTCAATATGCTCCACAACGTCATCCATCTGCGTCCCTAGGTAGCCGAGCACGGCTCCTACCTGCGAAACCAGGCGCTGCGCCTTTTGGGCCGTCAGCTCTAACGTTCGCAAACGAAGTTCCATTTCATCCCGGCGCAAACGCAGATTCAGCTCACATTCTCTGGCTACCGCCAGCTCCACCTGCAAGTCTCGCGCCATATCATATGATTTTCTGACGTCTTCTTCACTAAACTGACGAAAGCATTTGCTTACTTCCATCAAGTTAATGCGGGCTTGCTTCTCTTTAATTTCCAGCTTGTCCACCCGGTCAATGGTAGTTGCCGCCTCTTCTTTCAGGCGCAACAAGTCCCGGCGCAGCTTTTCCACCTCGCCGCAAGCGGCTTCATACACTTCATATATCTCACTTTTGCTCTCCTCAATCGCTTCCACCGTTCGTTTTACGATCGAGTCGAGCATTTTTGCATCCAATTTTGTTGCGCTTGCGTCCATTTGGGACCTCCCTGTTCTTTGCTTCGCTCTTATTAGTAAAAAAAAGCATTCGCAGAACCTCATCTTCTGCGAATGCTTTTTTTGCGACCCTACACAGCCATGCTAACGTCTTCGTTGCAGTCCTGCCTGGCTCAGGTGCTGCAAAACACGTCACTATGAACAGGCTTCCCTGCCAAAACAGCTGTCTTGCGCCGCATCTTCCATATTGGTTCGTCTTAAGAACGCCCAAACACGGAAGCTAAGTCTTTCAAGCCGAACCGTCATTAAACAGCCTTGCTTGTCCAACTCTTTCACTTAAACATTAGCAAAAGACTCGAATTGCGTCAATATTCCATTATTAAATTAATCAGCCATTACTTAAAACCAATGTTAGGCGAGTCAATGCTTCCGGCCAAGTAACAGCAACCATCTCTACTTCTCCGCAAACAGCAGCCACACCCTCGGCTACGTTCTTTCTTACCACCTGGCGCCCTTGTTGCTTCAGCAAATATTGCAGCTTCTCCGCCGCCATCTCGTTGGTAGAAAAGCACGGCACCTCTTCCGCATAGTCTTGACGATGCTTCAAGCCGTCCCATTCTTCTTCGCGCATGGTACGATACATGCCCTTAAAGGCAGCCAGCGATTCTTTCGCCATCAGCCATTTTACCGCCATTTCCTCGCTGAACTGCAAGGTATGCGTGACCCAGCAATAAGCGCCGCTAGCCACCGCTGCTGCTGCATCCAATTCGCGCCCTTGCAGCGTTTTTTCGCCAGCCTCTATCTTCATAGCTCTTGCCTCCTAGCTTCTGTTGACACTGCTACACGAGCCTGCATTTTATGCCGACGAAATAGATACACTCCGAGAACCATAAAAACGCTTACAAGTACAAACCCGACAATTGCTTCTGTCTTATACTTCTCAAACATAGCCAACGCTTGGGGGCCATAATAGTAAATCAACAGCCCTTCCACTAAAAACCGTTTCGCGCGCCCCAAAAAAGAAAAGACGAAGAAAAGTCCCAGATTTACTCGAAAAGCACCAGCGCTAATAGAAACAAACTTATAGGGAATCGGCGACATAGCCGCCAAGAACACCGCCAACGCACCATACTTTTCCATCCAGCTGCGAATAGTCTCCAAGTGCCGTTCTGGAACAATACGCCGCAACGCGGGTTCACCAAAGCGATGACCGACGTAATAGCCGATAAAGCCTCCCAAAACCGAAGTAAGGGTTGTCCAGACGGCATACCAGATCGCTTGCTCCGGATTAGCCAGCGCCATAGGAATCAGCAGTAAATCCGGTAAAATCGGAGAAATAAAAGACTCCAGGAATGCCACGGTCAGCAGCCCCCATAACCCATATGTTTGAAAAAAGGCGACTCCGTCCTGTAGCCAGGCTGTCTCCATGCTTCGCACCTGTCCTTCCTAACTCTAAACATCACTGTCTTTGTTCTTTGGCAAATCTCATTCTTATATTATAGCAATCTCTGGAGGTCACTGCAATTGCTTTTGCCGTTCCTTACGCAACAACAAAGCCTGCCGCAAAACGCCTGCTTCATTTTTTAGCATTTCGCTTTGAATGCGCAGCAACAAATTTTTCTGAAACGCCCCAACCTGCGGACCGCTGCCCAATTCCGCCGCAATGTCGCCGCCGGAAATGGCTAACTGCGAGACAAAAAAAGGCGTCTGTTTTAAAATGGGTTCCACCTGCTGCAGCAACTGCTCCAACGAATCGTTCGGCCTGGTACGCGTCGCCGTCGCATCCGCCCAATATAATGCAAACAGCTGAGTTACTGCCTGTTGCAACTCCCCTACGTCGCGGAACGACACCGCGCGTTTACGCAGCCAGCGCACCACCGATTTACGGGACAAATCCGGCGCATGCATATGATTACGAACCAACCAAATCACGCGTCTAGCTACCTGCGGATCTACCCGTAGCCGACGTAGTATATCTTCTGCAAGTTCCGTGCCTACCACATCATGGCGATGATCGGTCCACTCCCCCTGCGCATTTACACTTCGTACTCCCGGCAAGCCCTTCGCCACGTCATGCAGCAGTGCCGCCCAACGCAAAACCAACTGCGGTTCAATCCGTTCCACCGTATCCAATACATGACGCCAAGCATTCAAACGATGGTGCTTTGGATTTTGCGGCAATTGATATAAATGCATAATTTCCGGCAAAATCGGCACGTTCTGCTCCACACCCTCGTCTTTCGCACGGCAAGTTTCGGCAAGCAAGCCCGTCATACGCAATACATGGATGCCCTTAGCCGCATGCCTAGCCAGCAGCGTCTTCTCCAGTTCATTGCGCACCCGTTCCACTGACAACCCCCGCACCCGCTCCCGATTGGCTACAATGGCTGGAAAAATATCCGAGTCAAAAGAAAAGCCCAACTGCGCCATGAAACGGGCAGCCCGAAACATGCGCAAGCCATCCTCGGCAAAGCGGACGCTAGCGTCTCCCACTGCCCGTAGACGACCTAATCGCAAGTCGCTCAAACCGTCAAACGGATCATAGAGATCGCCGTTCACATCCAGGCATAAGGTATTAATTGTAAAGTCCCGGCGACTTAAATCTTCCAATAAGGAGTCGCCCCACTCCACTTTTTTCGGTCTGTGGCTGTCTTCGCCATACTCTTCCCTGCGGAAAGTGGTAACATCATAAGGAATGCCTGCTATTACAACCAGTACACTGCCAAATCTCGCACCCACGTCGCTAGTCTTCCAGCCCCGTCTAATAGCCATGGCACGAATATCGTCCGGCTTGGCATTGGTGCAGATATCAACGTCAATATGATTCACGCCCAGGAACAAATCCCTCACTGCACCGCCTACCATATATGCCTGCCAGCCTTCCTGAGTCAGCGCTTCTAGAATTTTTCGGGCTTGCTTCATAACCGCCTCCACGTCTCCTTGCACTTTCAACCACATGGCAGCTATCGCCTCATTTCCGCATGCACGCCTGCAAAATCAAGCAATGTGTGGTGTATTTCCATTTCATTATAGCATGAACCCTGCTTGAGAGCCTCTGCTTTACCAGACTTTCGCCGCATTGTGTCGAAATCATGACTTTTTTGCTATGTATGCAGGAACTGACTAACGTACGCCGAAATCAAAAGACGGGATAAACCGCACCAATCACTACTTATTGAATCAGCATAAGCAAAGGAGCATCTACATGTCAGACACCAACACCGATGATTTATTATCACCACGCGCCGCTTTCGCCTTGCGAGTGCTTACGGTTGTTCTCTTGGCCATAGGTCTGGCCCTGGGAGTATATTTCTGGTATCAAAACACCGCTACCCTAAAAAGTTCGGATGCCCGTATTCAAGGAGCTCTTTACAGCCAAACCGCCCGGGCTTCCGGCCAAATTTTAGAAGTTCTAGTAAAAGACGGCGATGTCGTAGAAAAGGGAAGCCCCTTGCTCACTCTGCACTTTCCTGAACTGGATAAGCAAAAAGAAGACGCTTCAGCCGCGCTTGTCGCCGCTCGCGCACTTTATGCACAGGTCAGCCAAGGCCGACCAGGTCGGTCCCTGCAAACAGGCGGCAGTGTTGACAGCGGCGCCGTAGCGCGCCTGGAGCAAGCGGCCCAACATTACCAAAAGATGCAAGAACTGTACGCACTAGGAGGTATCAGTGCTGCCGCCCGTGATCGCGCCGCCAGCGCCTACGAGCAAGCCCGCCAGGCAGCCAGTGCGTCTCCTGTAATGACCACAACCCCCAGTCAACCGCCTGACCCCAATGAAGTCCGTATGGCCCAACAACAAATCCAGCAAGCCGAACAAAAATTAGCCGCTCTGCAATCATTAGAACAGCAAAAAATCGTCATCGCCCCAACCAGTGGCACTGTTTCCTTACTGAGCGTTCGCGCTGGTGATAGCGTCGCCGCCGGACAACCGTTGCTGGCTGTCATTTCTAATACTGAGCTTTGGCTCACTGTCCGAGTTGAGACAAGCGATGCCACTAGACTGAAAACAAGCCAACACGTAAATTTCATTCTGCGTGATCTGCCTGGACAAACATTTACCGGTGAAGTTCTGGAAACCTCCGCTGCCGGCGCGACTGGGCAGCGTCAACCGATCAAGGTTTCTTTACCAAGCGATCCCCCGTCTCTTTTCAAACCAGGCATGCTGGCTGACGCCGAATTTATCTTTTAATGCAATTACGAAAAAGAACTGTGAAATCTCTCAAAAGAGATTTCACAGTTCTTTTTCGTGGCTTCTTACGGCTGAAAATGATCCTTCATAGCCATTACGGCAGCAAAGGCATGTTC
This genomic window from uncultured Anaeromusa sp. contains:
- a CDS encoding HD domain-containing protein; this translates as MWLKVQGDVEAVMKQARKILEALTQEGWQAYMVGGAVRDLFLGVNHIDVDICTNAKPDDIRAMAIRRGWKTSDVGARFGSVLVVIAGIPYDVTTFRREEYGEDSHRPKKVEWGDSLLEDLSRRDFTINTLCLDVNGDLYDPFDGLSDLRLGRLRAVGDASVRFAEDGLRMFRAARFMAQLGFSFDSDIFPAIVANRERVRGLSVERVRNELEKTLLARHAAKGIHVLRMTGLLAETCRAKDEGVEQNVPILPEIMHLYQLPQNPKHHRLNAWRHVLDTVERIEPQLVLRWAALLHDVAKGLPGVRSVNAQGEWTDHRHDVVGTELAEDILRRLRVDPQVARRVIWLVRNHMHAPDLSRKSVVRWLRKRAVSFRDVGELQQAVTQLFALYWADATATRTRPNDSLEQLLQQVEPILKQTPFFVSQLAISGGDIAAELGSGPQVGAFQKNLLLRIQSEMLKNEAGVLRQALLLRKERQKQLQ
- a CDS encoding efflux RND transporter periplasmic adaptor subunit, which encodes MSDTNTDDLLSPRAAFALRVLTVVLLAIGLALGVYFWYQNTATLKSSDARIQGALYSQTARASGQILEVLVKDGDVVEKGSPLLTLHFPELDKQKEDASAALVAARALYAQVSQGRPGRSLQTGGSVDSGAVARLEQAAQHYQKMQELYALGGISAAARDRAASAYEQARQAASASPVMTTTPSQPPDPNEVRMAQQQIQQAEQKLAALQSLEQQKIVIAPTSGTVSLLSVRAGDSVAAGQPLLAVISNTELWLTVRVETSDATRLKTSQHVNFILRDLPGQTFTGEVLETSAAGATGQRQPIKVSLPSDPPSLFKPGMLADAEFIF
- a CDS encoding YqaA family protein codes for the protein METAWLQDGVAFFQTYGLWGLLTVAFLESFISPILPDLLLIPMALANPEQAIWYAVWTTLTSVLGGFIGYYVGHRFGEPALRRIVPERHLETIRSWMEKYGALAVFLAAMSPIPYKFVSISAGAFRVNLGLFFVFSFLGRAKRFLVEGLLIYYYGPQALAMFEKYKTEAIVGFVLVSVFMVLGVYLFRRHKMQARVAVSTEARRQEL